In bacterium BMS3Abin02, the genomic window CTCCTAGTGAACCAGCGTCCCGATTCTCTCTCCTCGTACCGCCTTGACAATGTTCTCGGGCTCCGTGATGTTGAACACCACGATCGGGAGCTTGTGGTCTTTGCACATGGTAGCCGCCGTGGAGTCCATCACCCGGAGACCTTTGGAAATCAACTCCAGGTATCCGACCTCCGAAAGCAGGATCGCCTCGGGATTCTCCGAAGGGTCGTCGTCGTAGACACCGTCCACCAACGTCGCCTTCAGCATCACCTCCGCCCCGATCTCCACGGCCCGCAACGCAGCCGCGGTGTCGGTCGTGAAGAACGGATTTCCGGTGCCTGCCGCGAAGATGACGACACGGCCCTTCTCGAGATGTCGGATGGCGCGCAGCCGAATGTACGGTTCGGCCAACGACTGCATCGCGATCGCCGTCTGGACCCTGGTGGGAACCCCTGCATTCTCGATCGCGCTTCGCAGCGCGAGCGCGTTGATGACCGTCGCCAGCATGCCCATCGAGTCCGCCGTCGCCGGATCGATACCGGCCTTGGTCGCGGACACTCCCCTGAAGATGTTGCCGCCACCGACCACCACACCGAGTTCGATCCCCAACGAAACAGCTTCGAAGATCTCGCCGGCGATCCGCTGCACGCTCGCCGGATCGATTCCGTAGCCGACGGCGGGGTCGGCGAAGGATTCCCCCGACAGTTTCAACAGGACACGACGGGGCGCCTCTCGATACTCTGCACCCTCGCCTGAAACCATCAGGTTTCCTCACCGACCGCCAGCCTTGCGAACCGGCGCACACGGATGTTCTCCCCCATCGTCGCCGCCAGGCCGGCGACCATCTCTCCCACGGTGCCGTCGAAGGTCTCGGTCTTCACGAACGGCTGTTCTTCGAGCACATGGTCCTTGTAGAAGGAACCGATCTTGCCTTCCACGATCCTGGGAATGATGTTCTCCGGCTTGCCCTCGTTCCTCGCCTGGCGACTGATCATCTCGCGCTCGTGTTCGAGAGCGTCCGCCGGCACGTCCTCACGTCTGACCCAGCGCGGCTGGGCGGCGGCCACGTGCATCGCGATGTCGTTCGCCATCTGTAGGAAGTCCCCGCTCTTGGCGACGAAATCCGTCTCCGATGCGAGCTCCACGAGGACCCCGATGACCGGCCGGCCGAGCTGACGGTGGAGGTAGACACCGATGACACCTTCATTGGCCTCCCTGCCGGCCCGTTTCTTCGCGTCCGCCAGGCCCTTCTCGCGCAGATACTCCTTGGCCTTCTCGAAGTCGCCCGCCGTCTCGACGAGCGCCTTCTTCGCATCCATCATTCCCGCACCGGTCGTCTGACGCAGCTTCTGCACGTCTTTCGCGGTGAAGTCGGCCATCACTTCGCTTCCTCGTCGCTCGAGGAGCCCTTGAGCGCGATGTCCCTGCCCTCGATGCACGCAGCGGCGACGAAACCGGCCATCAGCTGCGCAGAGCGGATGGCATCGTCGTTTCCCGGTATGACGAAGTCGACGAGGTCCGGATCACAATTCGTGTCGACGAGTGCGATGACGGGAATGCCGAGGCGAGACGCCTCTTTGAGTGCAATCTGCTCTGCGTTCAAGTCGACGATGAACAGTGCCTGGGGCAGGCGGTTCAGGTCACGGACACCTCCGAGTACCCGCTGGAGTTTCCAGAGCTCGCGCCGCAGGTGCAGCCGTTCCTTCTTCGGGAGTGCCTCCATCTCGCCCGACTCGTCCATCCGTTCGAGTTCTCTCATGTAGAAGATGCGCTTCTGGATGGTGGCGAAATTGGTCAACATGCCGCCGAGCCATCGGAAGTTGACATACGGCATCTGCGATCGTGTGGCAGCTTCCTCGATGGGACCTTGCGCCTGCTTCTTTGTCCCGACGAACAACACCAGTCCACCGTCGGCGACGGCGTCCCTCACGAAGTCGTGGGTGCGATTGATCTGGGCGAGTGTCTGGCGCAGATCGATGATGTGGATGCCGTTGCGAGCGCCGTAGATGTACGGCTCCATCTTGGGATTCCAGCGCTTGGTCTGGTGTCCGAAGTGGACGCCGGCCTCGAGCAGCTGTTTCATGGTGACATTGGACACGGGTGTCCTCCTCTTTCGGTTGCTCCTCCGCCCGTCTCGATCCTCGGACCGCTCCCCACGGAACCAGGTTCCGACCGTCGGGAAGTCACGACAGGCGTGCGTGATCGCGCAACTGTACCACCCTGACGACGTGCGAGACTCAGTTGCCCCGAAAGGCCGGCTCGGTCAAGCGATGCCGCAAGCTCATCACGGACTTCGTGTGGATCTGGCAGACCCGGGACTCGGTCACACCCAGGACCTCCCCGATTTCAGCCAGGGTCAGTCCCTCGTAGTAGTAGAGGGTCAGGACGAGACGATCTCGTTCGGCCAGTCGATTGATGGCATCCGCGAGCACTCGCTTGACCTCCTCCTCCTGGTAGACGGCTTCCGGATCGACACCCTTCGGGTCGGGGAGCAGCTCGCCGACCTTGGTCTTGTCACGTCCTGGGGCCAGCAGCTCGTCGAGTGCAACGACTCCCGCCGAGGAGACCTCAGCCATCGTGTCGAGCAGATCCGAGAGTGGAACGTCCAAGTGTCCTGCGAGTTCCTCTTCGGTCGGAGAGCGTTGAAATCGGTGCTCCAGCTCGGCGTATGCGCGCTCCAACTCGCGAGCGCGTGCCCGCAGAGAACGAGGGGCCCAGTCGAGGGCACGAAGCTCGTCGAGAATCGCCCCTCTGATCCGGTTGATCGCATAGGTCTCGAACTTGACGCCCCTGTCGATGTCGTACTTGTCGAGCGCGTCCATGAGGCCGAAGATCCCGTCGGAGATCAGGTCGGACCGGTCCACGTTCGAAGGCAACCCGGCACCGATGCGGCCGGCGACGAACTTCACGAGGGGGGAGAAATGCAAGATGAGGCCCTCCCGGGCCTTTGGATCCCCTGTGGTCTTGAAACGCCTCCACAGTTCGTCCAGATGCTCGTCTGGTGCCCGGTCAGGCCCGCGGGTGACTTCGCTCATACGTCGCCTTGAGATGCTCACGGGTGATGGCAGTGTAAATCTGGGTGGTCCCCAGTTCAATGTGACCGAGTAACTCCTGGACAACGCGCAGATCCGCTCCCCCTTCGAGCAGGTGTGTTGCGAAGGAATGGCGCAACGCGTGAGGGAATGTCGCTGCACGCCCGCGGACGACTCGTCGGATTCCTCGGACACCGAGGGGACCGCCTCGCACGCCGATCCAGAGGGCCCCGCCGGCATCCGGAGAAGCGAGTCTGGGGCGTCCTGCGCCGAGATACCGATCGAGCGCCTTCCTGGCGGGACGGCCCAGAGGGACAACCCTTTCTCTGGCACCCTTGCCGACGACCCGGACGAACTCGGCGTCTCGAACGGTGTCAACCTGCAGACTC contains:
- the sigD gene encoding RNA polymerase sigma-D factor is translated as MSEVTRGPDRAPDEHLDELWRRFKTTGDPKAREGLILHFSPLVKFVAGRIGAGLPSNVDRSDLISDGIFGLMDALDKYDIDRGVKFETYAINRIRGAILDELRALDWAPRSLRARARELERAYAELEHRFQRSPTEEELAGHLDVPLSDLLDTMAEVSSAGVVALDELLAPGRDKTKVGELLPDPKGVDPEAVYQEEEVKRVLADAINRLAERDRLVLTLYYYEGLTLAEIGEVLGVTESRVCQIHTKSVMSLRHRLTEPAFRGN
- the pyrH gene encoding uridylate kinase, which gives rise to MVSGEGAEYREAPRRVLLKLSGESFADPAVGYGIDPASVQRIAGEIFEAVSLGIELGVVVGGGNIFRGVSATKAGIDPATADSMGMLATVINALALRSAIENAGVPTRVQTAIAMQSLAEPYIRLRAIRHLEKGRVVIFAAGTGNPFFTTDTAAALRAVEIGAEVMLKATLVDGVYDDDPSENPEAILLSEVGYLELISKGLRVMDSTAATMCKDHKLPIVVFNITEPENIVKAVRGERIGTLVH
- the tsf gene encoding elongation factor Ts, giving the protein MADFTAKDVQKLRQTTGAGMMDAKKALVETAGDFEKAKEYLREKGLADAKKRAGREANEGVIGVYLHRQLGRPVIGVLVELASETDFVAKSGDFLQMANDIAMHVAAAQPRWVRREDVPADALEHEREMISRQARNEGKPENIIPRIVEGKIGSFYKDHVLEEQPFVKTETFDGTVGEMVAGLAATMGENIRVRRFARLAVGEET
- the rpsB gene encoding 30S ribosomal protein S2, whose amino-acid sequence is MSNVTMKQLLEAGVHFGHQTKRWNPKMEPYIYGARNGIHIIDLRQTLAQINRTHDFVRDAVADGGLVLFVGTKKQAQGPIEEAATRSQMPYVNFRWLGGMLTNFATIQKRIFYMRELERMDESGEMEALPKKERLHLRRELWKLQRVLGGVRDLNRLPQALFIVDLNAEQIALKEASRLGIPVIALVDTNCDPDLVDFVIPGNDDAIRSAQLMAGFVAAACIEGRDIALKGSSSDEEAK